From the Leptospira biflexa serovar Patoc strain 'Patoc 1 (Paris)' genome, one window contains:
- a CDS encoding FAD-binding oxidoreductase gives MLTPQINLFKKSNPIQAQVLANTRLTPELGKGKRSMREGDAAVHRITIAIDHSVYPYMIGQSAGIIPPGLDPEKQTKGLADASYTVRLYSIASPSYSFGQTKDNIEFVVKRDNVYDENGNLLHKGVCSNYLCDLKPGDVVTMTGPAGKKFLLPQTDFSGDIFFFATGTGISPFLGMVEELLVQKLIQFQGNLWLIYGAPYSDEIVLRDYFEDKTKEFSNFHFVTAISREEKNSFDGGKMYITHRAKENAEAIKNAVNGNGKFYICGGPKGMEKGVIQEIMSACGTDSTYEAFKKHLEEKEQLFVETY, from the coding sequence TTGCTTACCCCTCAGATCAATTTATTCAAAAAATCCAATCCTATCCAAGCCCAAGTATTGGCAAACACGCGTTTGACTCCAGAACTCGGAAAAGGCAAACGTTCGATGAGAGAAGGAGATGCCGCTGTCCACCGCATCACCATTGCCATCGATCATTCGGTATATCCCTACATGATTGGGCAAAGTGCTGGGATCATCCCACCAGGCCTCGACCCAGAAAAACAAACCAAAGGCCTAGCTGATGCGAGTTATACGGTTCGTTTGTATTCCATCGCCTCTCCCTCCTATAGTTTTGGCCAAACCAAGGACAATATTGAATTCGTTGTGAAACGAGATAATGTCTATGATGAAAATGGAAACTTACTCCACAAAGGGGTTTGTTCCAATTATCTTTGTGATCTAAAACCAGGTGATGTGGTCACAATGACAGGTCCCGCGGGCAAAAAATTCCTCTTGCCTCAAACCGATTTTTCCGGTGACATTTTCTTTTTTGCAACAGGGACCGGGATTAGCCCTTTTCTTGGGATGGTGGAAGAACTACTCGTGCAAAAACTCATCCAGTTCCAAGGGAATCTTTGGCTCATTTACGGGGCTCCTTATTCAGATGAAATTGTCCTCCGAGATTATTTTGAAGACAAAACAAAAGAATTTTCCAATTTCCATTTTGTAACAGCAATTAGTCGTGAGGAAAAAAACTCGTTTGATGGAGGCAAAATGTACATCACTCACCGTGCAAAAGAAAACGCAGAGGCCATTAAAAATGCTGTGAATGGAAACGGTAAGTTTTATATTTGTGGCGGTCCGAAGGGAATGGAAAAGGGAGTGATTCAGGAAATCATGTCAGCTTGTGGCACTGATTCAACCTATGAAGCTTTCAAAAAACACCTGGAAGAAAAAGAACAATTATTTGTAGAGACGTACTAA
- a CDS encoding transcriptional coactivator p15/PC4 family protein: MAKTGIIRDIDKGRGEVIRVEISEYKGQTFFNIRVWYTDPNGELKPTQKGVAIAPTLVSELKEAIEEAERWLA, encoded by the coding sequence ATGGCAAAAACAGGAATCATCCGAGACATTGACAAAGGCAGAGGGGAAGTCATCCGCGTGGAGATTTCCGAATACAAGGGACAAACTTTTTTTAACATTCGAGTTTGGTACACGGATCCGAATGGGGAACTAAAACCCACTCAAAAAGGAGTTGCCATTGCACCAACTTTGGTTAGCGAATTAAAGGAAGCCATCGAAGAAGCAGAACGTTGGTTAGCGTAA
- a CDS encoding VWA domain-containing protein — MFLEAKLEYPIIKEKEVQENHLLLRFRTPANPNVEERKPLVIGLAIDKSWSMKGEKMEAVIDASCALVNWLTRHDAVSIVAYSADVQLIQPVTHLTEKVSVTDKIRNIQVATSTNLSGGWLSALKSLNQSKIPNAYKRVLLLTDGNPTSGIKDKEALVTIAADHLSMGISTTTIGVGNDFNEEMLVEIAKAGGGNFYYIDNPENASDIFFEEFGDIGALYAQAIDVELQLAPGVRLKQVLSETSHQVMEEFDEFLGDAKTISRQKINLQLGDLRADDLRNLVLRLEIDDRVNETNTPFCEVNVSYYNLLKQNVLESVKQTFSFERGKNTGKQDPDVLVEILISNASLGIKEITDFVRRGHIEDAKTMLFGLIQDIRNNLHYAPNALGSLLNRLLVLESKMTTKSDDLHKHLFMNSQMMSKGPEKIDLKNIEVHNQIFEYHTVGDIDLYKCPEIKQTIEQKMAEGFRYMIFDFSHSSHIDSSAIGMVIQIVGWLRKRGGELVVTNIRDSVKKIFELTRLYNHIRVAESLTSANEVLQRIVYANEGDEIV; from the coding sequence ATGTTTTTAGAAGCAAAATTGGAATACCCAATCATCAAGGAAAAGGAAGTGCAAGAAAACCATTTATTACTTAGGTTTCGCACTCCTGCCAATCCAAATGTGGAAGAACGAAAGCCACTGGTGATTGGCCTTGCCATTGACAAAAGTTGGTCAATGAAAGGGGAAAAAATGGAGGCAGTGATCGATGCTTCCTGTGCTCTCGTGAATTGGCTGACAAGACATGATGCAGTTTCGATTGTCGCTTACTCCGCTGATGTGCAACTCATCCAACCTGTGACTCACCTAACGGAAAAAGTTTCTGTTACTGACAAAATACGAAATATCCAAGTTGCTACATCTACCAATTTGAGTGGTGGTTGGTTGTCAGCGTTAAAAAGTTTGAACCAATCCAAAATCCCGAATGCATACAAACGAGTTTTATTATTAACAGATGGAAATCCAACTTCAGGAATCAAAGATAAGGAAGCACTCGTCACCATCGCAGCTGATCATTTGTCAATGGGCATCTCCACTACCACCATTGGCGTAGGGAATGATTTCAACGAAGAGATGTTAGTTGAAATTGCCAAAGCTGGTGGTGGAAATTTTTATTATATTGATAATCCTGAAAATGCTTCTGATATTTTTTTTGAAGAATTTGGCGATATTGGAGCTTTGTATGCGCAGGCCATCGATGTGGAACTCCAACTTGCACCAGGTGTTCGTCTCAAACAAGTATTATCAGAAACATCTCATCAAGTTATGGAAGAATTTGATGAATTCTTAGGAGATGCCAAAACCATTTCCAGACAAAAGATCAATTTACAATTAGGAGACCTTAGGGCTGACGATTTAAGGAATTTGGTATTACGATTGGAGATAGATGATCGAGTCAACGAAACCAACACTCCGTTTTGTGAAGTGAATGTATCTTATTATAATCTTTTGAAACAGAATGTTTTGGAATCGGTGAAGCAAACTTTTTCTTTTGAAAGAGGAAAGAACACTGGCAAACAAGACCCCGATGTATTAGTAGAGATATTGATATCAAATGCCTCTCTTGGAATCAAAGAAATCACTGATTTTGTCAGACGTGGTCACATAGAAGACGCCAAAACAATGTTATTTGGTCTTATACAAGACATTCGCAACAACCTTCATTATGCACCGAATGCTTTAGGTTCTCTTCTCAATCGATTGTTAGTCTTAGAATCGAAAATGACTACAAAATCAGATGATTTGCACAAACACTTATTTATGAATTCGCAAATGATGTCCAAAGGACCAGAAAAAATTGATTTAAAGAATATTGAAGTTCACAATCAAATCTTTGAATACCATACCGTGGGCGACATCGATTTGTACAAATGCCCCGAAATCAAACAAACAATTGAACAAAAAATGGCAGAAGGGTTTCGGTATATGATTTTTGATTTTTCTCACTCTTCCCATATCGATTCGTCCGCAATCGGAATGGTGATTCAAATTGTTGGTTGGTTACGAAAGAGAGGTGGGGAACTTGTTGTGACAAACATAAGAGATTCCGTCAAAAAAATCTTTGAACTCACTCGGTTGTACAATCACATCCGAGTGGCGGAGAGTTTAACCTCTGCGAATGAGGTATTGCAGAGGATTGTGTATGCTAACGAAGGTGACGAGATCGTTTAA
- a CDS encoding 7-carboxy-7-deazaguanine synthase QueE: MYGKIHEIYSSISGEGISQGIPTVFVRFAGCSLRCGKTDTRSLWCDTPYALGPNQGETKPLSTIMDEIVALDPTHGYQILLTGGEPLEGKNRDLSISIAESIHSFRTHNDKPYPSSRVETNGSEKITLDPFFIFTMDYKLPGSGMEGRMDLENFQILEKRHNSLDEIKFVVRDRIDFERSIEVIREQKIQTNILYSPVHGEVDAKELVEWIKIDNPPKGRLSLQIHKVLWGNQKGV, encoded by the coding sequence ATGTACGGAAAAATTCATGAAATTTATTCATCCATTTCTGGTGAAGGGATCTCACAAGGGATCCCAACTGTCTTTGTACGTTTTGCTGGTTGTTCCCTTCGCTGTGGTAAAACAGATACACGGTCCCTTTGGTGTGATACCCCCTATGCCCTTGGTCCAAACCAAGGAGAAACAAAACCACTTTCCACCATCATGGATGAAATCGTTGCCTTAGATCCAACGCATGGTTACCAAATTTTGTTAACGGGTGGAGAACCATTGGAAGGAAAAAACCGAGACCTATCCATTTCCATTGCCGAATCAATTCATTCATTCCGAACACACAACGACAAACCCTACCCTTCTTCTCGTGTCGAAACCAACGGGAGTGAAAAAATCACTCTGGATCCTTTTTTTATTTTCACTATGGATTACAAACTTCCGGGTTCCGGGATGGAAGGCCGAATGGATCTAGAAAATTTCCAGATCTTGGAAAAGAGACATAATTCACTTGACGAAATTAAGTTCGTTGTGCGTGATAGAATCGACTTTGAAAGAAGTATCGAAGTCATTCGCGAACAAAAAATACAGACAAATATATTGTATTCGCCAGTCCACGGTGAAGTGGATGCCAAAGAACTAGTTGAATGGATAAAAATAGACAACCCACCTAAGGGTCGTTTGTCGCTTCAAATTCATAAAGTGCTTTGGGGAAATCAGAAAGGAGTTTGA
- a CDS encoding DEAD/DEAH box helicase, translated as MDIPTQLSLDFETTVEPKQSNEYGFLIDEPELGLAKVTKETPTSVELFFESKEIFRTVNKSNRNLHFLNQYPESLRVSEEFPKAMELALTASQLKLTYNFNKLSSLSNSRTRLLPHQIESTFIVANSLKPRFILADEVGLGKTIEAGLAVKELMFRRGLKRVLVVAPSPLLVQWQQEMKNKFNEEFAIVRRRNFVTNGPDHWRNFNKIITSIDFIKNPRYAEEILGTKWDIVVFDEAHRLRRDYSKITRGYLFAEKIARKTECLLLLTATPFRGKLEELFYLMHLVDPNILGPYHTFINDYVVGQKGDLKEKISKVLLRRRKVEVGGFTKRFAKTVRIDLSPIERAFYDETTEYVKREYNMAMGTKNRAIGFVMVVFQKLLDSSVIALLSALQKRKFMLESKFHYMKEHETNLDDWDLDETEGVEDFITELEDEEMSSFQRIKRELFTLNRLIHLGKQIKEDKKTQKLRETLYRLKKEGHKKFIIFTQFRTTQDHLQSVLEPDFKVSPFHGSLSMDEKEVAIQKFKEDYEILICTEAGGEGRNLQFANILFNYDLPWSPLKIEQRIGRIHRFGQKDNVYIFNFASKDTVAERILEVLTNKIRLFEESIGASDDLLGTIEEELDFNSSLMKFITGTKTKEELETEFDLRIQVAQKGFEKLNALVTPKVLDFNLKDYYDHTLEEREWNNQHLEEVVSEGSKFFQNKLPGSLAVTGKGSYEYKNLEGKVKKATFDSDLALTNDSLEFMAFGHPFVEKVTELLTHSNVGRKKKYLYSQNLSQKILFVFQVEFDFSLKRKDLFFIEFDLKKKKSLVVTEKPKEWTEGKTYVPETEIPLSKLEEAFIHCFPIVESEAEIKKEILRKETLSIFQKEEYKVELSHQKTIRQLEEKLMRQEAAYKWDNRPEKKAVLHKTMKEIQRAKDEYTVEMRKIKNGAKIFHRIQLFQTYICI; from the coding sequence ATGGATATCCCTACTCAGTTAAGTTTAGATTTTGAAACAACGGTTGAACCAAAACAATCGAATGAGTATGGTTTTCTAATCGACGAACCAGAGTTAGGTCTTGCAAAAGTCACGAAAGAAACGCCTACATCTGTTGAATTATTCTTTGAATCCAAAGAAATTTTTCGCACTGTAAACAAATCAAATCGTAATCTACATTTTTTAAACCAGTATCCAGAGTCACTTCGGGTATCGGAAGAATTTCCAAAAGCCATGGAGCTTGCCCTTACCGCAAGCCAACTCAAACTCACTTACAATTTTAATAAACTATCTTCCCTTTCCAACTCTAGAACTCGTTTATTACCTCACCAAATTGAATCCACTTTTATAGTCGCAAATAGTTTGAAACCACGTTTCATTTTGGCCGACGAAGTGGGACTTGGTAAAACGATTGAAGCTGGTCTTGCTGTAAAAGAATTGATGTTTCGTCGTGGTCTCAAACGGGTGTTAGTGGTCGCTCCTTCACCACTACTTGTGCAATGGCAACAAGAAATGAAAAACAAATTCAATGAGGAATTTGCCATTGTTCGTAGGCGTAACTTTGTAACCAATGGACCAGATCATTGGAGAAATTTTAACAAAATCATTACTTCCATTGATTTTATCAAGAATCCAAGGTATGCCGAAGAAATTCTCGGAACCAAATGGGACATTGTTGTTTTCGATGAAGCCCATAGACTCAGACGTGATTATTCCAAAATCACACGTGGTTATCTATTTGCGGAAAAAATTGCTCGCAAGACAGAATGTTTACTCCTCCTTACGGCTACACCTTTTCGTGGAAAATTAGAAGAACTATTTTATCTCATGCACTTAGTGGATCCGAATATTTTGGGCCCTTATCATACGTTTATCAATGATTATGTGGTGGGACAAAAAGGAGACTTAAAGGAAAAAATCTCAAAAGTGCTCCTCCGACGCCGTAAAGTGGAAGTGGGTGGTTTTACCAAACGTTTTGCAAAAACTGTGCGAATTGATTTATCTCCCATTGAACGCGCATTTTATGATGAAACTACCGAATATGTAAAACGAGAATACAATATGGCGATGGGAACCAAAAACCGTGCCATCGGTTTTGTCATGGTAGTATTCCAAAAGTTATTAGATTCATCTGTCATTGCCTTGTTATCAGCCCTTCAGAAACGTAAATTTATGTTGGAATCCAAGTTCCATTATATGAAAGAACATGAAACCAATTTGGATGATTGGGATTTGGATGAAACAGAAGGTGTAGAAGATTTTATCACAGAACTGGAAGATGAAGAGATGTCTAGTTTCCAAAGGATCAAACGCGAGTTATTCACTCTCAACCGTTTGATCCATTTAGGCAAACAAATCAAAGAAGATAAAAAAACACAAAAATTAAGAGAAACCCTCTATCGATTGAAAAAAGAAGGTCATAAAAAATTCATTATCTTCACACAATTTCGGACCACTCAGGATCATTTACAATCCGTACTAGAACCTGATTTCAAAGTTTCTCCTTTCCATGGATCTCTTAGTATGGATGAAAAAGAAGTAGCGATCCAAAAATTCAAAGAGGATTATGAAATTCTAATTTGTACGGAAGCTGGTGGGGAAGGACGTAACTTACAATTTGCCAATATACTCTTCAACTATGATCTTCCATGGAGTCCTTTAAAAATTGAACAAAGGATTGGAAGGATCCATCGTTTTGGTCAAAAAGATAATGTGTATATCTTTAACTTTGCCTCTAAAGACACAGTTGCGGAACGGATACTTGAAGTACTCACAAACAAAATCCGATTGTTTGAAGAATCCATTGGTGCTTCAGATGATTTACTTGGTACCATCGAAGAGGAATTGGATTTTAATTCTAGTTTGATGAAATTCATCACAGGGACAAAAACGAAAGAAGAATTAGAAACTGAGTTTGATCTTCGCATCCAAGTAGCCCAAAAAGGATTTGAAAAACTAAACGCCCTTGTAACTCCGAAAGTTTTAGATTTTAATTTAAAAGATTATTACGATCATACCTTAGAAGAAAGAGAATGGAATAACCAACATTTAGAAGAAGTTGTTTCAGAAGGATCCAAGTTTTTCCAAAACAAACTCCCTGGATCGTTGGCTGTCACAGGAAAAGGTAGTTACGAATATAAGAATTTGGAAGGAAAAGTCAAAAAAGCAACCTTTGACTCAGACTTAGCGCTGACCAATGATTCGCTAGAATTTATGGCCTTTGGACATCCATTTGTCGAAAAAGTAACCGAACTCTTAACACATAGTAATGTTGGCCGAAAGAAAAAATATTTATACTCTCAAAATTTAAGTCAAAAGATATTATTTGTTTTCCAAGTGGAGTTTGATTTTTCACTCAAACGAAAAGATTTGTTTTTTATCGAATTTGATTTAAAGAAAAAGAAATCGCTCGTAGTGACGGAAAAACCAAAAGAATGGACAGAAGGAAAAACATACGTTCCCGAAACTGAAATCCCACTTTCAAAGTTGGAAGAAGCATTCATCCATTGTTTTCCCATTGTAGAATCAGAGGCCGAAATCAAAAAAGAAATCTTACGGAAAGAAACTCTTTCTATTTTCCAAAAAGAGGAATACAAAGTAGAACTCTCTCACCAAAAAACGATTCGCCAATTGGAAGAAAAATTAATGAGGCAAGAAGCTGCCTACAAATGGGACAATCGACCTGAAAAAAAAGCAGTGCTTCATAAAACAATGAAGGAAATCCAAAGAGCAAAAGACGAATACACAGTGGAAATGCGAAAAATCAAAAATGGAGCAAAAATTTTCCACCGAATCCAACTCTTCCAAACTTATATCTGCATTTAA
- a CDS encoding dicarboxylate/amino acid:cation symporter produces MSLPKIAFWKQILISLVLGLALGILLNPETGFITSDAINPYLSWLKLPGDLFLNLLQMIMIPLVIVSIALGVSSLKNLKDLWSLGSKTLFYFIFTTIVSVSIGISLTTVTKPGYQIQSKIQTQTITNPMSTLEKKEKEESIPEIIANIIPKNIVNVWSKQQMLSIVFLGMILGVFFLTSKESGTALKAFCHSLESFCLWVVSTAMKLAPLAVFGLMSYAMIQIGFSLVFGLLTYILTVLGGLCLILVFYSFMVFFFTKKNPFLFFNQIREIPILGFSTSSSSSVLPYSLKIAKEKLRLKESVADFVLPLGATINMDGTALYQAVATVFLSQVYQIELSSVELFLLAGTVTAASIGTAATPGVGLVILSSILYTFHIPIEGITILFGVDRFLDMCRTSVNLTGDLSCAFIMDHIWKEEKQL; encoded by the coding sequence ATGTCCCTTCCCAAAATTGCCTTTTGGAAACAAATTCTCATCTCTTTAGTGTTAGGTTTAGCATTAGGAATTTTATTAAATCCGGAAACAGGATTTATTACTTCTGACGCGATCAATCCATATTTAAGTTGGTTAAAACTTCCAGGTGATCTATTCCTAAATCTTCTGCAAATGATCATGATCCCACTTGTGATAGTATCCATTGCACTTGGTGTATCCAGTCTAAAAAATTTAAAGGATCTCTGGAGTTTAGGAAGTAAAACATTATTCTACTTTATTTTTACAACAATCGTTTCGGTGAGTATCGGGATTTCACTCACAACAGTTACAAAACCTGGATACCAAATCCAATCTAAAATCCAAACTCAAACCATTACAAATCCAATGAGCACACTGGAGAAAAAGGAAAAAGAAGAATCCATTCCAGAAATCATCGCAAATATCATTCCGAAGAATATTGTGAATGTTTGGTCGAAACAACAGATGTTATCAATTGTATTTTTAGGAATGATTCTTGGGGTTTTTTTTCTCACTTCAAAAGAATCAGGAACAGCACTCAAAGCGTTTTGCCATTCATTAGAAAGTTTTTGTTTATGGGTCGTTTCTACTGCGATGAAACTGGCACCACTCGCAGTTTTCGGATTGATGAGTTATGCGATGATCCAAATTGGTTTTTCATTAGTGTTTGGTCTTTTGACCTATATATTGACAGTGTTAGGTGGACTTTGCCTCATTCTTGTTTTTTACAGTTTCATGGTTTTCTTTTTTACCAAAAAAAATCCTTTTCTATTTTTCAATCAAATCCGTGAAATTCCCATTTTAGGTTTTTCAACGTCTAGTTCCAGTTCTGTTTTGCCATACTCATTAAAGATAGCCAAAGAAAAGTTAAGGTTAAAAGAATCAGTTGCCGATTTTGTTCTCCCACTCGGGGCCACAATCAATATGGACGGAACAGCCTTATACCAAGCCGTAGCCACAGTTTTCCTTAGCCAAGTGTACCAAATTGAATTAAGTTCAGTAGAGTTGTTTTTGTTAGCTGGAACTGTAACGGCAGCTTCGATTGGAACCGCGGCGACCCCTGGTGTTGGCCTTGTGATTTTGTCATCTATCCTTTATACCTTTCACATTCCTATCGAAGGGATCACCATTCTTTTTGGTGTTGACCGGTTTTTGGATATGTGTAGAACTTCAGTAAATCTGACCGGCGATCTCTCGTGCGCTTTTATCATGGACCATATCTGGAAGGAAGAAAAACAATTATGA
- a CDS encoding SGNH/GDSL hydrolase family protein: MKNIRLIVLIGISLFLIHCDKKKDPLNDLETNLLCTSFAICDGETPAKTGIIGDSWTDILLGFPIVETLRPQLENRFNYQFAGATLGGKTLQQVVSQGLQFQVIDQGGADMKVVLLSLGGNDIQANLNEYIGNVDAVQAQRFARIKANLKQLIITGNAYKIARFGGPPIKWIIHGYDYPNPYMPAAIAGSDEGCKTKFDRIGLIVPDAAVFTSTQLDAFNNLLVEITREEPSLIYVDLRNTLGGKPNSRAELMLDCIHANNLGYTLLADKLARLIYPVTNIGF, translated from the coding sequence ATGAAAAATATAAGATTAATAGTTTTGATAGGTATCTCTTTATTTTTGATTCACTGTGACAAAAAAAAAGACCCTCTCAATGACCTAGAAACCAATCTCCTTTGTACCTCCTTTGCGATCTGCGATGGAGAAACGCCTGCAAAAACAGGAATCATCGGAGACAGTTGGACTGATATATTATTGGGATTCCCAATTGTCGAAACACTTCGACCACAGTTAGAAAATCGATTTAACTACCAATTCGCTGGGGCTACTCTTGGCGGTAAAACATTACAACAGGTAGTAAGCCAAGGACTTCAATTCCAAGTCATTGACCAAGGTGGAGCCGACATGAAAGTTGTGTTACTTTCGTTAGGTGGAAATGACATCCAAGCCAACTTAAACGAGTATATTGGAAATGTGGACGCAGTGCAAGCTCAACGGTTTGCAAGAATCAAAGCCAATTTGAAACAACTCATTATTACTGGAAACGCATATAAAATTGCTCGTTTCGGAGGACCTCCTATTAAATGGATCATACATGGTTACGATTATCCAAATCCATATATGCCTGCGGCAATAGCTGGATCTGATGAAGGTTGCAAAACAAAATTTGACCGCATAGGGTTGATTGTGCCAGATGCTGCGGTGTTTACTTCCACTCAGCTTGATGCTTTTAATAACCTACTAGTTGAGATCACAAGAGAGGAACCATCTCTTATTTATGTTGACTTACGAAATACATTAGGTGGTAAACCAAACTCTCGAGCTGAATTGATGTTGGATTGTATCCATGCAAATAACTTAGGATACACTTTACTTGCTGATAAGTTAGCCAGATTGATTTACCCAGTCACGAATATAGGATTTTAA
- a CDS encoding TRL-like family protein, whose protein sequence is MKVSICLLWIFFLVNCLSIQIGNPSITLFQNKGQSGWFSPGKAPVPGETFVESCTTNYFGLVSVGNASYDWVSQKKRFKEIHSLDHYYKNQYFFFQELCLRITGI, encoded by the coding sequence ATGAAGGTTTCCATTTGCCTATTATGGATATTTTTTTTAGTAAATTGTCTTAGCATCCAAATAGGAAATCCATCGATCACCCTTTTCCAAAACAAAGGGCAATCGGGTTGGTTTTCACCGGGAAAAGCTCCAGTTCCCGGTGAAACATTTGTAGAATCTTGTACCACCAATTACTTCGGACTCGTGAGTGTAGGCAATGCGAGTTATGACTGGGTCTCGCAAAAAAAGCGTTTCAAAGAAATTCATAGCCTGGACCATTATTACAAAAACCAATATTTCTTTTTCCAAGAATTGTGTCTTCGGATCACTGGTATATGA
- a CDS encoding TRL-like family protein, with translation MNLQFISKIKSISKEKFFLIHSVQKPHLDRFHSRLVRKVCLFILPFVFLQCASSGFGTQGLLYENQRISLMETGNSATKEGFSCAKSYLGLIALGDASIETAQKQGNIKEITSIELETYNFLGIYAKLCTVTKGI, from the coding sequence GTGAACCTGCAATTTATTTCCAAAATCAAATCCATTTCGAAAGAAAAGTTTTTTCTGATCCATTCTGTTCAAAAACCTCACCTTGATCGATTCCATTCCCGATTGGTTCGTAAGGTTTGCCTTTTTATCTTACCCTTTGTTTTCCTACAATGTGCAAGTTCAGGATTTGGAACCCAAGGGTTACTTTATGAAAACCAAAGGATTTCACTCATGGAAACCGGAAACTCTGCGACTAAGGAAGGGTTTTCCTGTGCGAAATCCTATCTTGGACTCATTGCCTTGGGAGATGCCTCCATCGAGACGGCCCAAAAGCAAGGAAACATCAAAGAAATTACGTCCATTGAATTAGAAACTTATAATTTCCTCGGGATTTACGCAAAACTATGTACGGTAACCAAGGGGATTTAG
- a CDS encoding Ig-like domain-containing protein gives MVMWKKIRILFVFVLLTFQCVPKPSPSLLGILVLPLITQTSETFTIESTSPTNGATGVALTPTITIVMTQAIEPTSINTNITCSPSCPSLTGGSSNRTITLTPTSALTSGVTYTITLGQNIQSTFGLTLGTNTSFSFTTL, from the coding sequence ATGGTCATGTGGAAAAAAATCAGAATCCTATTCGTTTTTGTTTTGCTGACCTTTCAATGTGTTCCCAAACCTTCTCCCTCTCTTTTGGGTATCTTGGTATTACCGCTCATCACACAAACTTCGGAAACTTTCACCATTGAATCCACCTCTCCTACGAACGGCGCCACCGGAGTCGCCTTAACCCCTACCATCACGATTGTGATGACACAGGCCATTGAACCTACTTCTATCAATACCAACATCACATGTTCCCCGTCCTGTCCAAGTCTCACAGGTGGATCCTCCAACCGAACCATCACACTCACACCCACGAGTGCCTTGACGTCAGGGGTAACTTACACCATCACTCTCGGGCAAAACATCCAATCTACTTTTGGTCTCACACTCGGGACCAACACCAGTTTTAGTTTTACCACTCTGTAA